A portion of the Toxotes jaculatrix isolate fToxJac2 chromosome 16, fToxJac2.pri, whole genome shotgun sequence genome contains these proteins:
- the LOC121195654 gene encoding cytochrome b ascorbate-dependent protein 3-like: MRSTVFFYVSYTLCLCLGLLCVLFVSCWSSHWRGGFSWDGSALEFNWHPVLMVSGLVVLYGNAAVVYRVPFTWKQRKHTWKLVHAGLMLLALLLAVLGLCAVFDFHRGFNITDLYSLHSWVGICTVTMFAFQWILGLAGFLFPCSPLWFRSGLKPVHIWLGKTILILGLIACISGINEKLLLTLNGSSGEPYNSLPVEAKFANSLGILIVAFGLVVFGILSTKKWRRPETDRESVHVSMDAMVIIFLFINTTLKSGLPYHKQLF; the protein is encoded by the exons ATGAGGTCGACGGTGTTTTTCTATGTCTCctacacactgtgtctgtgtttgggcctgctctgtgtgctgtttgtgagCTGCTGGAGCTCACACTGGAGAGGTGGTTTCTCCTGGGATGGTTCAGCCCTCGAGTTCAACTGGCATCCTGTGCTCATGGTGTCTGGGCTGGTGGTTCTGTATGGTAATG CTGCCGTTGTGTATCGTGTACCGTTCACctggaagcagaggaagcacaCCTGGAAGCTGGTGCACGCTGGACTGATGCTTTTGGCTTTGCTTCTGGCCGTCCTGGGTCTGTGTGCCGTGTTTGACTTCCACAGAGGCTTCAACATCACTGACCTGTACTCTCTGCACAGCTGGGTGGGCATCTGTACTGTAACGATGTTTGCATTTCAG TGGATCCTTGGCTTGGCTGGTTTCTTGTTTCcttgttctcctctgtggttcCGAAGCGGCCTGAAACCTGTCCATATCTGGTTAGGAAAAACAATCTTGATCCTCGGTCTGATCGCCTGCATCAGTGGTATCAATGAGAAACTGCTGCTCACGCT TAACGGGAGCAGTGGTGAGCCCTACAACTCGCTGCCCGTGGAAGCAAAGTTTGCGAATTCCCTCGGTATCCTCATTGTGGCCTTTGGATTGGTCGTCTTTGGAATCCTATCCACAAAAAAATGGCGGAGGCCAGAAACAGACCGTGAAAGTGTTCATGTGAGTATGGATGCGATGGTCATCATATTTTTGTTTATCAATACCACCTTGAAATCTGGATTGCCTTACCATAAACAACTTTTCTGA
- the trappc13 gene encoding trafficking protein particle complex subunit 13: MDVNQAKQEHLLALKVMRLTKPTLFTNMPVTCEDRDLPGELFGQLMRADPSTIKGAETLMLGEMLTLPQNFGNIFLGETFSSYISVHNDSNQVVKDILVKADLQTSSQRLNLSSSNSAVAELKPECCIDDVIHHEVKEIGTHILVCAVSYTTQYGEKLYFRKFFKFQVLKPLDVKTKFYNAESDLSSVTDEVFLEAQIQNITNSAMFMEKVSLEPSMMYNVTELNMVSCGDEGESTFGKMSYLQPMDTRQYLYCLKPKPEYAEKAGVIKGVTVIGKLDIVWKTNLGERGRLQTSQLQRMAPGYGDIRLSLEMIPDTVNLEEPFDIICKITNCSERTMDLVLEMCNTRLIHWCGVSGRQLGKLSPAASLSLPLTLLSSVQGLQSISGLRLTDTFLKRTYEYDDIAQVCVVCPYTSNEC, translated from the exons ATGGATGTAAATCAGGCGAAGCAGGAACACCTACTCGCATTAAAAG TGATGCGCTTAACAAAACCAACACTCTTCACAAACATGCCAGTGACATGTGAGGATCGAGATCTGCCAG GAGAGTTGTTTGGCCAGCTCATGAGGGCCGACCCCTCCACCATCAAAGGAGCAGAGACGTTAATGCTCGGAGAGATGCTTACGTTACCACAGAACTTTGG GAATATTTTCCTCGGAGAGACCTTCTCCAGTTACATTAGTGTTCACAATGACAGCAACCAAGTTGTAAAGGACATCCTTGTGAAg GCTGATCTACAGACCAGCTCACAGAGGCTCAACCTCTCTTCATCAAACTCTGCAGTAGCGGAACTCAAACCTGAATGCTGCATTGATGATGTTATCCATCACGAAGTCAAAGAAATCGGAACACATAT CTTAGTTTGTGCAGTCAGTTACACCACACAGTACGGGGAGAAGCTCTATTTTCGCAAGTTCTTCAAATTCCAG GTTTTGAAGCCGCTGGACGTGAAGACAAAGTTCTACAATGCAGAG AGTGACCTCAGTTCTGTG ACAGATGAGGTGTTCCTGGAGGCTCAGATCCAGAACATCACCAACTCAGCAATGTTCATGGAGAAGGTCTCTCTAGAACCCTCCATGATGTACAACGTCACAGAGCTCAACATGGTCTCGTGTGGAGATGAAGG AGAGTCCACATTTGGGAAAATGTCCTACCTGCAGCCTATGGACACGCGGCAGTACCTGTACTGCTTGAAGCCAAAGCCGGAGTACGCGGAGAAAGCCGGTGTCATCAAGGGAGTGACGGTGATAGGCAAGCTCGACATCGTATGGAAGACTAACCTCGGGGAGAGGGGGAGGTTACAGACCAGTCAGCTGCAGAGAATG GCTCCGGGGTATGGAGATATCCGGCTGTCTTTGGAGATGATTCCTGACACTGTCAACCTTGAAGAGCCTTTTGACATCATCTGTAAAATCACCAACTGCAG TGAAAGAACCATGGACCTGGTGTTAGAGATGTGCAACACCAGGTTGATCCACTGGTGTGGCGTATCAGGGCGACAGCTGGGAAAACTTAGCCCCGCCGCCTCGCTCTCTCTGCCCCTCACACTCCTCTCATCTGTCCAGGGTCTGCAG AGTATTTCTGGACTTAGACTCACAGATACGTTTCTGAAGAGGACGTACGAATATGACGACattgcacaggtgtgtgtggtcTGCCCGTATACGAGCAACGAGTGCTAG
- the sgtb gene encoding small glutamine-rich tetratricopeptide repeat-containing protein beta, with protein sequence MAVEKRLAFSIVQFLRDQTHCGALNSDEQESLEVAIQCLETTFKISSSDCHLAVPQPLTEIFLNSLLKNDNLTIPETSPPPEDIERAEQLKNEGNNHMKEENYRCAVECYTKAIDLDLRNAVYYCNRAAAHSKLGNYTEATGDCERAIGIDPNYSKAYGRMGLALAAMNKYPEAISYFKKALVLDPENDTYKSNLKIAEQKQKEATSPIAAGLGFDMASLINNPAFISMAASVMQNQQVQQLMSGMMSNAVGGPAAGVGGLSDISSLIEAGQQFAQQIQQQNPELIEQLRNHIRSRSFSGSAEEHS encoded by the exons ATGGCAGTGGAGAAACGCTTGGCATTCTCTATTGTGCAGTTCCTACGAGATCAAACACATTGCGGTGCTTTGAATTCGGATGAGCAGGAGAGCCTCGAAG TTGCGATACAGTGTTTAGAGACCACCTTCAAGATCAGCTCCAGTGACTGCCATCTCGCTGTGCCACAGCCTCTGACAGAGATATTCCTCAATTCCCTGCTCAAG AATGACAACCTAACCATACCAGAGACCTCCCCACCTCCTGAAGACATTGAGCGAGCAGAGCAACTTAAGAATGAAG ggaACAATCACATGAAGGAGGAGAACTACAGATGTGCAGTGGAGTGCTACACAAAGGCCATTGATCTGGACCTGAGAAACGCTGTGTACTACTGCAATAG GGCCGCAGCTCACAGTAAACTGGGAAATTATACAGAGGCAACTGGTGATTGCGAGAGAGCCATTGGGATTGATCCTAACTACAGTAAAGCTTATGGACGGATGGG GTTGGCTTTGGCAGCCATGAACAAGTACCCAGAGGCAATTTCCTACTTTAAGAAAGCTTTGGTTTTAGACCCTGAGAATGATACCTACAAATCCAACCTGAAGAttgcagagcagaaacaaaaagaagcaaCCAGCCCA ATAGCTGCTGGATTGGGATTTGACATGGCTAGTTTAATCAACAACCCCGCCTTCATTAGCATG GCTGCAAGTGTGATGCAGAACCAACAAGTACAACAGCT TATGTCAGGAATGATGTCCAATGCCGTCGGGGGTCCTGCAGCGGGAGTGGGCGGACTGTCAGACATTTCCAGCTTGATCGAAGC GGGACAACAGTTTGCCCAGCAGATCCAGCAGCAGAACCCAGAGCTGATCGAGCAGTTAAGAAACCACATCCGGAGCCGCTCGTTCAGCGGCAGCGCCGAGGAACACTCATGA